From one Triticum urartu cultivar G1812 chromosome 3, Tu2.1, whole genome shotgun sequence genomic stretch:
- the LOC125543763 gene encoding chaperone protein dnaJ 15 has translation MASSGKMEGPSAPALRRDPYEVLSVSRDSSDQEIKSAYRKLALKYHPDKNASNPEASELFKEVAYSYSILSDPEKRRQYDTAGFEALENEGMDMEIDLSNLGTVNTMFAALFSKLGVPIKTTVSPTVLEEAMNGTVTVRPLPVGTSAMGKVEKQSAHFFGVTISEEQAHSGIVVRATSVAQSKFKLLFFEQEVNGGYGLALQEDSQKTGKVTSAGMYFLHFQVYRMDSTVNALAMAKDPEAAFFKRLEGLQPCEVSTLKPGTHIFAVYGDNFFKPASYTIEAMCAKSYEDTTERLKEIEAKILEKRTDLRQFETEYRKALARFQEATTRYTQEKEVVDDMLRERDDIHSSFTTERTITSSLGAGSSSSRYPVEQNKTESSENGNIDSRDKSSKKKWFNLNLNRSDKRA, from the exons ATGGCATCCTCGGGGAAGATGGAGGGGCCGTCGGCGCCAGCGCTCCGGCGGGACCCGTATGAGGTGCTCTCCGTATCAAGAGACTCCTCCGACCAGGAGATCAAGTCCGCCTACCGCAAGCTCGCGCTCAA GTATCACCCGGACAAAAATGCTAGCAACCCAGAAGCATCAGAGCTGTTCAAAGAAGTTGCATATTCGTACAGTATCTTGTCAGATCCTGAGAAACGGAGGCAATATGATACTGCTGGTTTTGAG GCGTTGGAAAATGAAGGAATGGATATGGAGATTGATTTGTCCAATCTTGGAACTGTGAACACAATGTTTGCTGCACTTTTCAG CAAGCTCGGGGTTCCTATCAAGACGACGGTATCTCCTACTGTTCTTGAAGAAGCTATGAATGGAACAGTGACAGTGAGACCACTCCCAGTTGGGACATCAGCTATGGGAAAG GTTGAAAAGCAATCTGCTCATTTCTTTGGTGTGACAATAAGTGAAGAGCAAGCTCATTCAGGAATAGTAGTTAGAGCCACTTCAGTTGCACAAAGTAAATTTAAG CTTCTTTTCTTCGAACAAGAAGTCAACGGAGGCTATGGACTAGCTCTACag GAAGATAGTCAGAAGACTGGCAAGGTGACATCTGCAGGCATGTATTTCCTGCATTTTCAAGTCTACCGTATGGACTCGACAGTGAATGCG TTGGCAATGGCTAAAGATCCTGAGGCTGCATTCTTTAAAAGATTGGAAGGTCTCCAACCTTGCGAAGTCTCGACACTTAAACCTGGAACTCATATATTTGCTGTATATG GTGACAATTTTTTCAAGCCAGCCAGCTATACAATTGAAGCAATGTGCGCAAAGAGTTACGAAGACACAACAGAGAGGCTAAAAGAAATAGAGGCTAAAATTCTGGAGAAAAGAACTGATCTGCGTCAATTCGAAACTGAGTACAGAAAA GCTTTGGCACGGTTTCAGGAAGCGACCACCAGATATACACAAGAAAAAGAAGTG GTTGATGATATGTTGAGAGAAAGGGATGACATCCATTCTTCATTCACGACCGAACGAACTATCACGAGCTCTCTCGGAGCTGGTAGCAGCAGCAGTAGATATCCAGTTGAGCAAAACAAAACTGAGAGTTCCGAGAATGGTAACATAGATAGCAGGGACAAATCGAGTAAAAAGAAGTGGTTTAATCTAAATCTTAATAGATCTGACAAGAGAGCCTGA